In the genome of Epinephelus fuscoguttatus linkage group LG4, E.fuscoguttatus.final_Chr_v1, the window GTCccgttagtttgctgtctctgtcaaggaGCTTTCCACtggtcactcactctacagcaggaaacggcatttcaaaataaaagctctgtttcAGAAAAtcactgtacttaaaataaaggttttttttacaaGTTTGACATGAgacacttgtggtccattcagaatcgACATACAACCCACCTTTATGGAAGAGACAGTATGATAACTAAATGCATTTATCAGGTCAATTCGAATGAGGGAAATAAAAGTAGACATGTTTTCATTGTGTAACAAAGTTTATTACATATGTCCAAACATATGTACAGCACATTTCTCATGAAGAGTGGTTTTTGTCACAAATATAAATTATCTAGACTTTCTTAAAGAACATATGATACAGGAACTGTAGCTTGCTTAACGTGGAAGAAAAGATGCGCTGGCTGTTCACTGTAACAGGTCGGCTAAGTGCCCCGgacgaaaacacacacacacacacacacacacacacacacacacagacacacacacacacacgatttctttatatttatgttgtttttttcctcccctcaaATCATCAACTCTTTTGGAAACCCCAGAACCACATGATGATTACCAGAATACATGGTCCCTTCACCAGTTCATTCAGAGCCATTTCTTTAAAATGAGACTGTAATACTACATCCTGCCTGTGTCAGGCCCCGGTACTGTCCatgaaaaacatacagtatgataatacacacataaataaGGCACAAATGGAgaagcttaaaaaaataaaataaaataaaaaaaaaagaacatttgggGGCCAGCGCAGGTTGCAGGTTTGGCACAGGGAGAAAAGTGACCAAAGGTAATAAACATGATGAAATGTCATCTGCGACTTCCTGATAATCCTTAAGCAACCTAACACCGACAGCATCGCCAAACCAttgataaggaaaaaaaaaaagttttatcttGTAGTATTTTCAGACGTAATCGAGTACTTCCATTCTAGGTGAATTCATGAAACTACACTGGAGTACCATTCTTAACCGTCGTAATACTGAAAGGCAAAATAAAGGATTGTTCTAGTCATAGTGTTATGAGCCTTTGCACAAGTTGTTGTAATAAATACTGCTTAGAAAGCTTCCATTTCATTGGGCCTACTACGAGGGAAAGTGGTTAAAGTGAACAAAGCAAGAGGATTGCCATGATTTATAGAGCTACACAGTTACAGAAATAATGATTATTTGTACACATGAGCAATATGAGTTTGCTAAAACTTTCTGTAGAGTGTTTAGAGGAAATATACTGGCTTCATTGATCATTCAAATTTCCTAAGAGTTATTAGGCCGTGCCACCGACACCACCGTTTTAACCCCACATGGTGATTCAGTTCAGCTACATGTTCAAGATAAACATTTCGAAGGTGCGGATGATAACACATTACACATTCTTCTCAAGGTGAAATCTtctaatgacatcatcagcaagACTTAAAgctaaacacaaaaaaataataatgtccGTGTCATGCTTCCTTTTGGGAATAATCCCATACATTAACCGTTCAGAAAGGCCAAAGCCTTCAGGCACTTTTAGGATTTTTGAGATCAGTCATCAGTTCAGTTATCCTAAATTCTGCTTAGAAAATAGTCCATGGGACTAAGCATCCATAAGCACTCCGCTCAGTCTCACCGCGGTCGACTGATTTGAGTCAgttcatttaaataaagatgCTTAAGTTTTTCATCGAGAAGATGACAGGAGGAACACACACTTCTTCCGTCAGGGTACAAATCATTCACAGCCACAGTCACTGGGAGAAAAAGAGCAAAGATAGTTTTGCTGGTAAAGAGGGTACGTGTTGATTCCCTTTCCAACTGTGAGCTTATGATTGGCGAGTCGAGACTTGTCCATCAGCAGCATGTATGTGGCTTTGACCCTGGACAGAAACGCCCAGATCAGTTTCTCAGCCAGTGCTGGCGTACTTTTATGTTTTCCTGTTGTTCCAGTTAGGGTCTGCCACGATATTTGGATCTATGGGCCGCTCCGGTGGGGAGCGCGAGTCCTGGGGAGACTTCTGAGCCTGCGGGGAGCGAGGGTCCAGCAGCGGAGGAGGTTTGTCAGGGTGGAAGGGCCTGTTATAGTGCTCCGGCCCAGGTGGACCTGATGGCCTGTGCTCTGGCATCCTCCTGAAGTCCTGAAGGGGGCCATCTCTTCCCTGGTGGTAGTTGGGACGGAATTCATCAGGACGTCTTCTTTTGGGGTCTGAATGCCTGAAATGTTAATAGCATGTTTTCAGATTCAGAGGTATGACATCACAGCTCCCTGCGGTGATATAATGTAACTGAAACCATTTACACAAGTACTTGATTTTATGCACCTtcaggccctgatcacacagaatatttacatacttttactgaACTCAAGTtgtaaatgcaggacttttactcaCAGTGGAGTGTTTTCACTGCGTGGTATTAGTTCTTTTACTTCAATAAAAGATCAGAGTACTTGTTACACCACTGGTTCCCTGAtattcaaacaaaaaactaaactaaaacaagTAATCAGAGTAACTCTCACCTGTCATAATAGGGTCTGTGACCCCTGTGGTCCCGGTCGTTGCTGTACTGCTCATACGGCCTTTTCCGAGGGGAGCTGTTGTTGCGGTAACCTCCTGAGCTGCGGTACGAGTCTCCGTGTGGACGCCGATCGCCATAGTGATCCTTGTAGCGATCATATGGATGATGTCGGTCTCCCTGCCATGACTGGTTGCTGTTACCTGGGTAGTTGTATTTACGATCCCTCTGCCATTCGCCTCTATCtgtaatgaaatatttgtgaaAGCTTAATGAGTACCTTTAAAGAGGACCCataatgctcattttcaggttcatgaAACAGGAAGAAACTGCTAGCCTGTCCAGCGTTAATAAAATCTACCTGCCAGCACCTCCATAATTCAATTTGTCCAGCGCCTACTGTGACTTAAACTTAAATATTTTATCCATACATACCATCATTTCCAAAGTGCCGCTTGTTAGCCGTGTTGTACGACTCTCTGTGGTGCCCGTGGGGGCCTGGCTGAGACGAGTGAGGGACAGGTTTGGAGGACGACTGAGTACTCGAGGAGTCTCGACTGGATCCAGAGGGCTCCGGTCTGAAGTTTTTCCCCTTCCCTGCAGgatcctccttcttcttctgctccttCTGAAGATGGCACAGGATATTTTTAGTGTTGGTTTTGTCCAGAAACAACAAGTTCACTTCCTAACTTTTGATAAACCGGAGCGTCAACAATTAAAAAACAGGAACCACTTGCCTCTTCCTCGTGTGATCGCTTCTTCTGTGCCATTTTGTAAAGCTTGTGAAGCTTCCTTGCACCAAACTCTGTAAACTTGGACACAAATATCCAGAGGTTTCTgccaaaaacagaacaaaacaaccaTTAGCAGAGTCACACAGGAAAGCATCATGACTGATTTcacaaagataatatataatCATCTTACCTCCGCCATATTTTAACATGTTCGGGGTCACTGTAGGCTTTAAGGCACTCTGTGATTCGGTCTCCAATCTTCAGTAGGCATGTGCGAGTGTGCTGGAGCTGCTCCTGGTCGGACAGACCCTCGTCTGGTTTATCCAGCTGCTTCAGAGCCTTCTTCACCGGCCTCATGCGTTCCTTACACTAGTCACGGGCACAGATTGCCGATATGATTGTAATGCACTGCTCAGAAATAACTCTACTGGGTTAATCTTTGCACAACAACTAAAGGAGAAACTCACAATACTGAAAGTCTCCTGGTCGAGTTCATCATCCTCCTTTCCTTCAATGGGAATGGGGTCTGACCCAGCTGTGATGTGAACTGGACCCTGAGTCTTCTTCCCTTTGGCTCCTTTAGCCTGGAGTGCAAAAACATCAGACATCAGCCATTCATACCTTCAATAGATTGATCACAGGACTGCCTGTTGCATATTAACACTACAATGTAAGTCAGTTTTCCATTAACCTTATGTCCATGTAAATCTGAAACAGTGTGAGCAAAGCACACACGATAGGGTCATGAACAGTCTGCTGAAATACCTTTTCTTTTCTGGGCTTGGTACCCTTTTTCTCTTTGTCCCCATCCTTCTCTTTTTTAGGAGTTCCCTGTTTCTCTTTGTTCTCTTTGTTatcctttttcttttgtcttttcttggcGGGGGACTTCTCTGCTCCATCATCCTGctcaaacacaagacaatacaACATGTTAAACAATATAACAAAAGGTCATAAAAGAGACAAAGGACAAGAATTCAGCTGGATTTACCTTAACTAATTTACCATAACTCTActtatctaaaaataaaaaatgttttacttctTAGTGAAGAGAAGAAAATTATTTGCTTTTACTGTCAACAAACTCTACACTTCTAAAGATGGGAGAACGTGTACAAAGCGCAGCTACGAACTGTAGTAACTTTTAGAAGAAGCACATCAGCTACAACAACACCCTGCACATAGATCAGTCTCTCCAGGATTTGGCGAGACGTATTTGGGATTGCTGCGGCCTGAAATGtctgatttcacagcagcttttctaaaaattGTGATGCATGTTGCAATAATTATTGACATTTTCTGCAATAAAAGTGGAAAAATAATTGCATTGCTGTCtgagcattcagtgtttcccacagaattataATCTATTTGTTATGGGCGCAAGGCGAAGTAAAAGTCATGACAAGGGTTTCCATGGTGAGCCTGCAGAAGGATCATTACTGTCGCTGATGCTGAACCGCTCTcctcttgctctctctgcccggttagcacaagctaaaacagcagcagcggctgaCATCCAGCACCAAGGcgttaaacagtcccaacaatcTCACACCGACACCGAAGCAGCTCGACTCTTTTGTCAAACCCGTTAATAACCTTTGggtaacgttagctgtgtgatgctaacagttagccctgacGCTGTATGCGTGTGACTCTGTCCCAGGCGCAGAGCACACACTTGTGCAGCAATAGTCTCATAataaacagagagacagtgGGGCAAGGAGGTGCTGAGTGAATCAATACACTGTGTGCAGTTCAATGAAATGAGATTTAACctgttttaaaaatcaatttgcAGCAAAGTTGCGGTGTTTAAATAAAACTGCAAGGTCGTGCAGAATGCATCGGGATTGGCTGGATTGAAATGTTGCCACCACAACATCATGGAAAGAGATTGGTGTAATGTAGTCAGTACACACCCTCGGCAAAGAAGCATAACTCAGCCCACACCCTATGGACTCGTGGTtgacactgaccttgacctcgCCCTCCTCTGACGGGTTGTCGGACAGGCGGGGAGAGGAGATGTCGTTGCCCTGCTCGTCCTTGAGAATCTTGTTCTCCTTTTTCACCCGAggcttcctcttcctcactttGACCTTTGGAGTAGAGGAGAATGGATGAGTTGTGGGGGTGGTAGGTCAAAGGCAAACTTCACGTGATGAAAAACAGTACGGATGAGCTACTCTGTGATTAATGGCAACGTACCTCCTCCCCTGTTTTAGACAGGTCTGCATTGTCTTGCTCTTTTTTCAGCAGCTTGAGAAGATACTCTGCTCTCGCCTGCAACTGCTTGGCCTGAGGCTTCTTGCTCGGATCATCTGGGAGAATCTGTGCAGAGGGGAGTAAATGTTAGACATGATTAAAAGAGCTGCTGCTGATTATAGGGTAAGTGCTAATGAGGTTAAACGGAGAAATGTTACTGCAATCTCAACTTCCTGACCAGATCTTGACTTTTAAAACAGTATATTTCAAATATAGATTTTCATTTCCCTCCCATCAACTTAGTGATGAAAGTAGAAATCAGATTTACCTTATCAGCGAGTTTAAGGTCAGGGTCCGTCTTGATCAGATCCCAGTTTCCAAAGCCGTGCTCATAGGTGCCAAGCAACAGCTGAATGTCATCCTGCAGATCCCACTCTACATCAAAATGAGCTACCTTGACTCTGCATGTCAGCTTGAACCTGTGGAAAACAGAGACGTGTCAACAGACGCACCTTTCACAACATCTTATCCTTATCCTGTAATATAAAGCCTGTGCTGCTCCTTATATCTGCAGTGATCTCTTACTTATTTCTCTCAGCAGGATCGACAGGCACTGCTTTGTGCAGGGGCTCAAACTCCTCCTCGTGCTGGATGATGGACTTGGCGTTGACCTGCACTCCCGAGATCTTGATGTTAATTCCTCGCCGTTTCCCAGGACCTTTGGCTGGAGTAATAATGACACATATAAGGTTTGGGCCTAAAAAATGCTGTAATATCAAAGACCTATTAACAAGTAAACCCAACATACCTTCAACTGGGTTCTCTTTAAGGTGTTCCTCGTGCTCCTGCACTGCAGCCACACAACTTGTGTGAATCAGTTCACCAAGTCTTTTCAGGTCTGCTATGGATTTGTCGACCAGCTCCGAGTCTCGGGCGATGGCCTCCAACCTGGATTCAAAAAGGAGCACTTGACTGTTTAAGTATGAGCAAATAAATTGTCTGACAAACCATGCTGTGAAATGATGAAGCCTCACATTCATTATTAATATCATTTAAAGATGCTCACCTCTCTAGTGGAGATCCAAATTTCTTGTATGCCTTGATGAACCTGTTCATgatattttaatacattttaattgtGTTCATGAAAGAAAACGTGAATGtaacaacaaataataaaaatgctCAATAAATACTTCACCTGCGGATCTCTGCATCAGTGAAACCCTCCACGTTGTTTTTGCGGGCTCTGGGTCGGCCTCTCTTCTTTGGCTTCTTGTCGTCATCACTATCATCAGTCTCACTGTCAGAGCCTGAGGAGCGGTGCTTCAGCTTGGAGCCCACATCACTGTCACTATCGTTAGCCTGAGCCTGAAACACAGAGGAACCAGAGCAACACGTTCAGACACGACTCAATTAAGCTGCTGGATGATAGTTATCATTTCAGTTTAATGTACAAAAAATCTTTACCCAAATAAATCTGCAAACTTACTCTTACCCTCTTGTTTGAGCTCCTGCTTCTGGGCAGCATGAAGATGTCCTCCATCTCCcgctgcttctcctcctcctcaacttTGCGCCGTTGATCTTCAGGGATGATATCATCCCATTCCCGCCGGGGCTTGTCCTCGAAATCTTGAGTGCTCTCCTCCATGCTGGAGAAATTGGCCACCTGCAGcgacacagagaggagaaacaaaGGAGAATAAGACGTTGAAGAGAGGAATCTTGAGATACTTTACCATAATGTAACAGTACAAAACAGTTACAACTTGCAGTCACCTTGAACTGAGAGAGAAGTTCATCTGTAGCACTTGAGCCCTGGTCGCTTTCTCTTGTCTCAGCCAACCGCAGGATCTCATCAATATCCATCTCCTGCAGACACAAAGAAGCTCTGGCTTAATTTTACAGTTATAAAAGCACATTTATATATAAAGCACAAAAAATAATTAGTCGTTTTAGTACCTGTGGTTCAGACTCCTCTCCTTCTGCCTCTTTAAAAAGCTCCTCTGCTCCAAACTTGAGGATTGCAGTAAGTTCTTCTTTATTGAAGGGGTTtgaactgttaaaaaaaaaaaaaaaagaatgttaaacacacagagagcttcaGTATCTGCGTATATAAACAAGATGATTTCAGACATCTTACTTTGTGGTTCCCGAGTTGCTGTCCAGCACGGTGCGACCGGTGGTGTCCATTCTCTGAATGACAAGATGGTCCAAAACCATCTTCTTCTTCGCCCTCTCAATGATGTCCTCCTCAACCGTCCCTTTGGTAACAAGCCGATAAATATTCACCTATGAAAGGAAAGCACAgatgtaattttattatttactgcAAAATAATCTTACCGGTTCTGTGGCATATCTACAGTGAAAACAAATCAATCTGAGCCAAGAATTACCTGTTTCTTCTGGCCGATCCTGTGAGCTCTGGCTTGTGCCTGCAGGTCATTTTGAGGATTCCAGTCAGAATCGAAGATGACTACGGTGTCTGCTGAGGCCAAATTTATCCCTAAACCTCCAGCTCGGGTGGATAACAGGAAGCAGAAGTCCTGGGAAACACATGAAACTGTCAATACAGCTGTCGTCTGCAGACTTTCTTTCAAATTATGAAGTATATTTGATCATTTCTACATGATTTCTTCAATATATCCTTcaaggcccccccccccccccaaaaaaagcaaaaatgtacCCAATGTTTGTTTAAATCAGTCATCAACCCAAAAATATAAGACTGCTTTGGTGGACATTTGAGAATAAATGTATTACTTTCTTCCTAAAGCTCTCACAGTGACATTAAATTATTATCAGACATACCTCTGAGCCTTCTGCATTAAAGTGGTCAAGTGCTTGCTTTCGGATTTCTCCCTTTATGGATCCGTCCAGCCGCTGAGGAGGAGAAAGGCAAACAGAGGGAATTAACCTTTGAAGATTTCCCCGAGCATGCAGCTATGTGCATTAACCTTGGCATCCCTTCGCTTTACATGCCATCGTAACCAGCCTATATAATGAGACTGACCACAACAGTCTACAGCGAAATCAAGTCAGCAAAAACATCCTGAGTCGAGTGACTTGCACAAGTTCAACTGGAAATAACTTGTTGGTATAAATAACCACATGATCTCCCAGAtgggcagagtgtgtgtgcgcaacAACACTGACATCCGATCCTCACCCGAGTTTAACCCACCGAACACAACCTCCCTTACAGCCCCCTGCGCTGTAAACACCAGTGAAGACAACAGTTGGTTTCTGGAGATACTGGTGAtgcaacttctttttttttttggaattgaCCCTTTATAAATCCTGTCACCCttggttactgttgctaggtCGGACAAGCTTGAAAAGAGCATGGCCACGCTGGTTCAGTTTTGTCGGGTGCTGCAGTGTTTATTAGGTAGTTTTTGGGCATCAGGCAATAACAGCAAGGTCTACAGTATGTGATGAAGGACATACCCGCAATGTTAACTGTTATTAACTAATCCCCTCTCCACAAAAATGGGAGCCGTAACATTAGATACCAAGGATGAAAGGATTATCAGTCAACATCTCTCCTGCAGTGCCGGGTATGTGTCCCCTTTTCCCCTTGTGGGGATCAGTAAAGTACTCTGTGTATTCATTACTGACTACAGTCCATGGTGTTGACCTATCATTAGTCCCTCTGTGCTATGGAAAGTTCCTTACAGGCAGCACGTAGtcttgcaaagataatataaacAAAGCAATACATTAGCAACCACCCTATCTGCCCCTTCTGTTCTTTTCAACATAGATGAGCCGAGCACATAGCAAGCCTGCTCAACTGTTACTGGAGCACAGAGCAAAAAGGGTCAggaccagtgttgggcaagttattctcaaaatgtaattttatcactgttatttattttacaatattaCTGTCTGTGTGGAGTAATGAGTTACTTATTACATAAATGTTGCATTGCTTTCACTaaaatgacctcagaagaaCAGCAaggcattttaaatggatgagggtcatgttgtttcaccgCAGGTAATCAAAACATAGAAGCTTCAGTTTATTTCAGTTCATTTAAAATCCAGAGCTgcacaggtctgacccattcatgcagCCACATACAGTGGgtaccactttgtattaaaatctcCTGCTTTTATTAATAATTGCATGATGAACCTAGatgttttgaaataaatgaatagcctAGGACGCACAGAGGATCAGGCTGAAGATCAAAGTCTAATAAATATGAGATATGGATAGATAATTGTGGtcctatgatatgaaacacagtaaactAACGTTGAGAttagcacaacaaacagaatggtgTGCGAGTCAGTCAGTGTGATGAGCGCAAATTAATAGTACGGAGCTTGAAGAACTACCTGGCGGTTCCCGGTGTGCACGAATGGGAcggtgttgctctgcagttgtcggggatgtgaatggaaacacatccaacatacaCTAACATTACCCAGGCTAGACGTGTCGACAAAACAAACCAGAGGCCAGCTCTTTATCCCAGCTACTTTCTAGCAGTCTTAGTACGAAAAAGTAGAGCAGGATATGTTGGAGACGTTGCAGGTATaatgatggaaacacactgaacatgataaaACACAGTAaggcatcacccagatgtgcccaTCACGGGTACCCTTCTATAATTTTGTCTGCAATGACATGACAAGACACAATAACCCTCAGGTTAATTTTTCTGGTGGCACACTGGGGAAAGTGTAGCGATGTAGATCAGTGTGAATGaaggaaaaattaaaacaacagtTTAATTTGGATGGTAACACTTTACGTGACTTACGTAAATGTCTATATTACCCGTATCACTGGTCAGGACTTAGGAAGGACctattataattatcattaacGCTGGCAGAGTGAAAATATTATATTACTATGTTGATGCCAATTACAGCATTGCTCAGACTGACTACAGTGCCATAAAGTGGACCTGCATGTTGTTCTGACACAGTACATGAATTTAGGTCCTGTGTAGTATTAAGTGGATTAAACAGATATGGACACGTTTTAGCTACAAAGCCATCAGCAGCCTGTCCAGCATTAGAAATGAAGAATGCAGGCCTGAGAATGTGCAAATCGTACCTGGAAAGGGTAGCGATTCTTGGCGAGGTATTCAGCCAGAATATCCAACATCCTGACCATCTGGGAGAAGATCAGGACTCGATTGCCTCTTTCCCTGAGTCGGGTCAGCAGCTTGTCCAGCAGCACCAGCTTCCCGCTGCCCCTCACTAGATTCTGAAAAGGCAAAAGGGTTATTAAGTAAATTTATGTAGCACTGAGCCTCCTGCTGGGACTGTCGTCTTTTCATCTCTGTTATGTCACAACTCGCTCTCTTTGCAGAGCAGAGATATCCTGAGGTGTTGCTGGGAGCTATAGAGGATTCAGAAAGAGACAAACCTGCAGGTGTTCCTGTTGTGTTTCAGTCTCCACGTCCTCAGGCTGTTTAATGAGGAAACTGTGGTTGCAGCACTTTTTGAGCTCCATAACGATGTTCAGGAAGCCAGAGGAGCTGCCTCGGGTGCCTTTGGAAAGAGCTTTGTAATTCCTCGTTAAAATCCACCTGGAAATATTGAGGAACAAATTAAGTTAATGGGGAGGAGAAATGCGCGTACTGCGCGAGCAGTTTGGGATTGCAGATATAGTAAAAAGGTTGCAAAAGACAAGTAAGAATCATACTTGTAGAATTGTTTCTGCTGTGCAGTCATGTCTACACGGAGGATCTGTTCCACCTTGGCAGGGAGAGATTTCTCCACATCTTTCTTGACACGTCGCAGGAGGAAGGGCTCGAGGACTTTGTGAAGACTCTGATAACCGTTATCCCTTCCTTTCCCGTGCTCATCCTCAAAATCCTCCCAGGAATCAAACCTGCAGTGGCAGACACAGATAGCACACGTCACTCATCTCGCCCTGCTCTTCTTCAGTATCACATTAAACGTCTAAACTGGGACGTACTTGTCTGGCATGAGGAAGTGTAGCAGTGACCAGAGCTCTTTGAGGGAGTTCTGCAGCGGAGTGCCAGTAATGAGGAGCCTGTGGTTGGACCTGAACTCCATCAATGTTTTGTACAGCAGGGAGTCGTCATTCTTCAGCCTGTGAGCTTCATCCACACCCAGAAACGCCCAGTTTATGTTCCCAAGCACCCCCTGGAGACAAATGTGTCCTTGTAAACCAAAGTGACCAACACTCTTCATGCACACAGActgcataaataaaaatataaacacaaagaaattcTGATCTTTACCTTGTCTTTAAGTAGAATTTCATAAGTGGTTAATAGTGCATTGAAACGGATTCTTTTCGTTGAATGGTTCACCCACTCATAGTCACGGATCTacacaaaacagaaagagaaaatagtCTTCATTAATCCCACACTTCAAATTCTCTCTATACCAACAACGTAACAACTGGAGGTTTTAACGCACTGTTTTCCTGCTCATGACGTCACCGAGGTAGACCAC includes:
- the chd2 gene encoding chromodomain-helicase-DNA-binding protein 2 isoform X1 encodes the protein MMKNKSKKQEDEGSTQSNASSNSASEESNRSASESGSQSESEHGSERRRSHNSESNSSSESESHSESESESAESKSQQTAAEVKDKPVRKKERLADVKKMWDEHPDVYGVRRSNRSRQEPARLNIGAGGSSDSESESPKRKTPRAKKKENIWKDDDSNDDEEEEEEEEEEASDSADSEQEEKKVRSRRLPARRPQTKSSTAKKQLSQKARKSRKQDSSGEEDDDDDDDDDDDDDDEEDTPKRQTRRRGATKVKSYKEDQHDFETDSDDLIEMTGDVGEEQQDDDSETIEKVMDTRTGKKGVTGASTTVYAVEENGDPGEGFDPENDEGETHYLIKWKGWSYIHNTWESMDSLTQQKVKGLKKLDNYKKKQDELNSWLRRASPEDVEFHNCQQELVADLNKQFQIVERIISIKTGKTQGSSDFPSHSHKTPSSNEPEYLCKWMGLPYSECSWEDGALVSKKFQHCIDSFTNRNSSKTVPSKDCKVLKQRPRFVALKKQPSYIGDENLQLRDYQLDGLNWLAHSWCRCNSVILADEMGLGKTIQTISFLSYLFHQHQLYGPFLVVVPLSTLTSWQREFDTWAPDMNVVVYLGDVMSRKTIRDYEWVNHSTKRIRFNALLTTYEILLKDKGVLGNINWAFLGVDEAHRLKNDDSLLYKTLMEFRSNHRLLITGTPLQNSLKELWSLLHFLMPDKFDSWEDFEDEHGKGRDNGYQSLHKVLEPFLLRRVKKDVEKSLPAKVEQILRVDMTAQQKQFYKWILTRNYKALSKGTRGSSSGFLNIVMELKKCCNHSFLIKQPEDVETETQQEHLQNLVRGSGKLVLLDKLLTRLRERGNRVLIFSQMVRMLDILAEYLAKNRYPFQRLDGSIKGEIRKQALDHFNAEGSEDFCFLLSTRAGGLGINLASADTVVIFDSDWNPQNDLQAQARAHRIGQKKQVNIYRLVTKGTVEEDIIERAKKKMVLDHLVIQRMDTTGRTVLDSNSGTTNSNPFNKEELTAILKFGAEELFKEAEGEESEPQEMDIDEILRLAETRESDQGSSATDELLSQFKVANFSSMEESTQDFEDKPRREWDDIIPEDQRRKVEEEEKQREMEDIFMLPRSRSSNKRAQANDSDSDVGSKLKHRSSGSDSETDDSDDDKKPKKRGRPRARKNNVEGFTDAEIRRFIKAYKKFGSPLERLEAIARDSELVDKSIADLKRLGELIHTSCVAAVQEHEEHLKENPVEAKGPGKRRGINIKISGVQVNAKSIIQHEEEFEPLHKAVPVDPAERNKFKLTCRVKVAHFDVEWDLQDDIQLLLGTYEHGFGNWDLIKTDPDLKLADKILPDDPSKKPQAKQLQARAEYLLKLLKKEQDNADLSKTGEEVKVRKRKPRVKKENKILKDEQGNDISSPRLSDNPSEEGEVKDDGAEKSPAKKRQKKKDNKENKEKQGTPKKEKDGDKEKKGTKPRKEKAKGAKGKKTQGPVHITAGSDPIPIEGKEDDELDQETFSICKERMRPVKKALKQLDKPDEGLSDQEQLQHTRTCLLKIGDRITECLKAYSDPEHVKIWRRNLWIFVSKFTEFGARKLHKLYKMAQKKRSHEEEKEQKKKEDPAGKGKNFRPEPSGSSRDSSSTQSSSKPVPHSSQPGPHGHHRESYNTANKRHFGNDDRGEWQRDRKYNYPGNSNQSWQGDRHHPYDRYKDHYGDRRPHGDSYRSSGGYRNNSSPRKRPYEQYSNDRDHRGHRPYYDRHSDPKRRRPDEFRPNYHQGRDGPLQDFRRMPEHRPSGPPGPEHYNRPFHPDKPPPLLDPRSPQAQKSPQDSRSPPERPIDPNIVADPNWNNRKT
- the chd2 gene encoding chromodomain-helicase-DNA-binding protein 2 isoform X4; translated protein: MMKNKSKKQEDEGSTQSNASSNSASEESNRSASESGSQSESEHGSERRRSHNSESNSSSESESHSESESESAESKSQQTAAEVKDKPVRKKERLADVKKVKMWDEHPDVYGVRRSNRSRQEPARLNIGAGGSSDSESESPKRKTPRAKKKEPQTKSSTAKKQLSQKARKSRKQDSSGEEDDDDDDDDDDDDDDEEDTPKRQTRRRGATKVKSYKEDQHDFETDSDDLIEMTGDVGEEQQDDDSETIEKVMDTRTGKKGVTGASTTVYAVEENGDPGEGFDPENDEGETHYLIKWKGWSYIHNTWESMDSLTQQKVKGLKKLDNYKKKQDELNSWLRRASPEDVEFHNCQQELVADLNKQFQIVERIISIKTGKTQGSSDFPSHSHKTPSSNEPEYLCKWMGLPYSECSWEDGALVSKKFQHCIDSFTNRNSSKTVPSKDCKVLKQRPRFVALKKQPSYIGDENLQLRDYQLDGLNWLAHSWCRCNSVILADEMGLGKTIQTISFLSYLFHQHQLYGPFLVVVPLSTLTSWQREFDTWAPDMNVVVYLGDVMSRKTIRDYEWVNHSTKRIRFNALLTTYEILLKDKGVLGNINWAFLGVDEAHRLKNDDSLLYKTLMEFRSNHRLLITGTPLQNSLKELWSLLHFLMPDKFDSWEDFEDEHGKGRDNGYQSLHKVLEPFLLRRVKKDVEKSLPAKVEQILRVDMTAQQKQFYKWILTRNYKALSKGTRGSSSGFLNIVMELKKCCNHSFLIKQPEDVETETQQEHLQNLVRGSGKLVLLDKLLTRLRERGNRVLIFSQMVRMLDILAEYLAKNRYPFQRLDGSIKGEIRKQALDHFNAEGSEDFCFLLSTRAGGLGINLASADTVVIFDSDWNPQNDLQAQARAHRIGQKKQVNIYRLVTKGTVEEDIIERAKKKMVLDHLVIQRMDTTGRTVLDSNSGTTNSNPFNKEELTAILKFGAEELFKEAEGEESEPQEMDIDEILRLAETRESDQGSSATDELLSQFKVANFSSMEESTQDFEDKPRREWDDIIPEDQRRKVEEEEKQREMEDIFMLPRSRSSNKRVRAQANDSDSDVGSKLKHRSSGSDSETDDSDDDKKPKKRGRPRARKNNVEGFTDAEIRRFIKAYKKFGSPLERLEAIARDSELVDKSIADLKRLGELIHTSCVAAVQEHEEHLKENPVEAKGPGKRRGINIKISGVQVNAKSIIQHEEEFEPLHKAVPVDPAERNKFKLTCRVKVAHFDVEWDLQDDIQLLLGTYEHGFGNWDLIKTDPDLKLADKILPDDPSKKPQAKQLQARAEYLLKLLKKEQDNADLSKTGEEVKVRKRKPRVKKENKILKDEQGNDISSPRLSDNPSEEGEVKDDGAEKSPAKKRQKKKDNKENKEKQGTPKKEKDGDKEKKGTKPRKEKAKGAKGKKTQGPVHITAGSDPIPIEGKEDDELDQETFSICKERMRPVKKALKQLDKPDEGLSDQEQLQHTRTCLLKIGDRITECLKAYSDPEHVKIWRRNLWIFVSKFTEFGARKLHKLYKMAQKKRSHEEEKEQKKKEDPAGKGKNFRPEPSGSSRDSSSTQSSSKPVPHSSQPGPHGHHRESYNTANKRHFGNDDRGEWQRDRKYNYPGNSNQSWQGDRHHPYDRYKDHYGDRRPHGDSYRSSGGYRNNSSPRKRPYEQYSNDRDHRGHRPYYDRHSDPKRRRPDEFRPNYHQGRDGPLQDFRRMPEHRPSGPPGPEHYNRPFHPDKPPPLLDPRSPQAQKSPQDSRSPPERPIDPNIVADPNWNNRKT